One Gimesia aquarii DNA segment encodes these proteins:
- a CDS encoding M16 family metallopeptidase: MGKQLIQTHQFSNGLTLVMESMQNVQSAAFSLMVPGGSIYDQPNRHGTASILSDLITRGAGPYDSQQLSSALDNLGVQRHEGASSAHITFSGATLADNLAETFKIYSEILKAPHLPENQFDASRAGAEQALLSVEDDPRQKAMVELKRRSFPAPWGLPSDGELASLPHITIEDVKRHYETCFHPNEMIIGVAGKIDFDEIQQLVEETFGSWKSSDISEEPAMVFDDEKVFFTKQETTQTHLGIAYDAVPYGHPDYYTSWAAVGILSGGMSSRLFTEVREKRGLCYTVSASLTGMPGLGRVLCYAGTTSERAQETLDVTIQELLRLSEGIEESELERCKARAKSSLIMSQESTSSRASSIARDWFYLKRVTTLDQVNDEIQKLTIQRVLDYTHAYPARNFTILTIGPQPLEVPSDIS; encoded by the coding sequence ATGGGTAAACAACTGATTCAAACGCATCAATTTTCGAACGGCTTAACGCTGGTCATGGAATCGATGCAAAATGTTCAATCGGCCGCATTTTCACTCATGGTTCCGGGCGGCAGTATTTACGATCAACCAAATCGACATGGAACCGCCAGTATCCTTTCCGATCTCATCACCCGTGGTGCCGGTCCCTATGATAGTCAGCAGCTTTCCAGTGCCCTCGATAACCTGGGCGTCCAGCGGCACGAAGGTGCTTCGAGTGCCCACATTACATTTAGTGGCGCCACTCTCGCGGACAATCTGGCCGAGACGTTCAAAATCTATAGCGAGATTCTCAAAGCACCGCATTTGCCTGAGAACCAATTTGATGCTTCCAGAGCAGGGGCCGAACAGGCGCTGCTCTCCGTGGAGGATGATCCACGACAAAAGGCAATGGTCGAATTAAAACGGCGGTCCTTTCCCGCGCCCTGGGGTCTGCCCAGTGATGGTGAGCTGGCTTCACTCCCCCATATCACGATTGAAGACGTCAAACGACATTATGAAACCTGTTTTCATCCGAATGAAATGATTATCGGAGTCGCGGGAAAAATCGACTTTGACGAGATTCAGCAATTAGTCGAAGAGACCTTTGGTTCCTGGAAGTCCAGCGACATCAGCGAAGAGCCGGCGATGGTCTTCGACGACGAAAAGGTGTTCTTCACAAAACAGGAGACAACACAAACCCATCTTGGCATCGCCTACGATGCGGTGCCTTACGGCCATCCCGACTATTACACTTCCTGGGCCGCCGTTGGTATCTTAAGTGGCGGCATGAGTTCCCGACTCTTTACCGAAGTCCGCGAGAAACGGGGATTGTGCTACACCGTGTCCGCTTCACTGACCGGCATGCCGGGACTGGGGCGTGTGCTCTGTTATGCAGGCACCACATCGGAACGTGCTCAGGAAACATTGGATGTCACAATACAGGAATTACTTCGTCTGAGCGAGGGCATTGAAGAATCGGAACTTGAGCGCTGTAAAGCACGCGCGAAAAGTTCGCTGATCATGTCGCAGGAGTCCACGTCGTCGCGTGCGTCTTCCATTGCCCGCGACTGGTTCTATCTCAAACGCGTGACCACACTCGATCAGGTCAATGACGAAATTCAAAAACTGACAATACAGCGCGTGCTCGATTATACCCATGCGTATCCCGCCAGGAATTTCACTATCTTAACGATCGGCCCCCAACCCTTAGAGGTTCCCAGTGATATTTCATAA
- a CDS encoding M16 family metallopeptidase: MIFHNTQLENGLQIIAELNPHAHSVAIGYFVRTGARDEVMPVSGVSHFLEHMAFKGNEKYSADDVNRIFDEIGANYNASTSEEITLYYGSFLPEYIGTAMELLSTLIYPTLRQDDFDIEKKVILEEIGMYDDLHSFTAYEKVMQAHFQGHPLGQSILGSVQSITDLTSEQMRAYHAKQYMAGNITLAIAGNADWDQILELVHQFCDVWPAGSTDRPTDEAKPTPGAQIITEKPIQQQHIMQLAPAPAAKDPLRLAAELLSVIIGDDSNSRMFWTLVDPGLAESAELGFNEYDGSGTWLTYLCSDPELTQSNLKLIQQIYNEVNTNSITQEELDRAKNKIASRLVLRSERPMGRLSSLGGNWVYRQEYVSVEDDLKLLNGVTLDAIRELLKKYPLGHSTTAAVGPMANVIVD, from the coding sequence GTGATATTTCATAACACACAACTCGAGAACGGACTGCAGATCATTGCAGAACTCAACCCGCATGCCCACAGCGTAGCCATCGGCTATTTCGTACGCACCGGCGCACGCGATGAAGTCATGCCCGTTTCGGGCGTCAGCCATTTTCTGGAACACATGGCCTTTAAAGGGAACGAAAAATATTCTGCCGACGATGTGAATCGCATCTTCGATGAGATCGGCGCCAACTACAACGCCTCGACCAGCGAAGAAATTACGCTTTACTATGGTTCCTTTCTCCCGGAATACATCGGCACGGCAATGGAGTTGCTCTCCACCTTGATCTATCCTACCTTACGACAGGACGATTTTGACATCGAGAAAAAAGTGATCCTGGAAGAGATCGGCATGTACGACGATCTGCACAGTTTCACCGCGTATGAAAAAGTGATGCAGGCGCATTTCCAGGGGCATCCGCTGGGACAAAGCATCCTGGGTTCGGTGCAATCGATCACCGATCTCACTTCGGAACAAATGCGTGCGTATCACGCCAAACAGTACATGGCCGGCAATATCACACTCGCCATCGCGGGCAACGCCGACTGGGATCAGATTCTCGAATTGGTGCACCAGTTCTGTGACGTCTGGCCCGCCGGTTCTACAGACCGGCCCACCGACGAAGCCAAACCGACTCCCGGCGCACAGATCATCACAGAAAAACCAATTCAGCAACAGCACATTATGCAACTGGCCCCCGCACCCGCGGCAAAAGACCCGCTGCGACTGGCGGCCGAATTACTTTCGGTGATCATCGGCGACGATTCCAACAGCCGCATGTTCTGGACGCTGGTCGATCCCGGCTTAGCCGAATCCGCCGAACTCGGCTTCAACGAATACGACGGCAGCGGCACCTGGCTGACCTATCTCTGTTCCGATCCCGAATTGACTCAAAGCAACCTCAAACTGATTCAACAAATCTACAACGAAGTCAACACCAACAGCATCACCCAGGAAGAACTAGACCGCGCCAAAAACAAAATCGCCTCGCGTCTGGTTCTAAGAAGCGAACGCCCGATGGGCCGCCTGTCATCCTTAGGCGGCAACTGGGTCTACCGCCAGGAATATGTTTCGGTGGAAGATGACCTAAAACTGCTTAATGGTGTGACGCTGGATGCGATTCGAGAACTGCTCAAAAAATATCCGCTGGGGCATAGTACAACGGCGGCGGTAGGGCCGATGGCTAACGTAATTGTGGATTAA
- a CDS encoding toll/interleukin-1 receptor domain-containing protein — protein sequence MSHQMIKWDFFIAHAGSDKEIAKQFYDGLQNHSQVFLDSKSLILGDDWDIALSKAQKQSLITVVLISSKTGAAYYQREEIAAAIAYARKNPNGHRIIPIYLDDECRESNEIPYGLRLKHSLIISENCTIQTAISKLIEVLKFLKNVDKKISDQDLSSSSVAKNELLKVFDVPFRENPLFTGRDEELQKLRERLISGKKAALTQAIRGLGGIGKTQLAVKYAYLYQYEYEHVFWVQLSNKFSKSDEGSIAEETEPKLQIVNSYVELCQKLRVPFDDSQPQTAIYAFQQWMEQNPNWLLIFDNADDPKLLKSFLPPQPQGHIILTSRAHTFDSLGILKPIEVEKLPLNEATDFLIERIARELEDSEKDFAEQLAKELDGLPLALEQAGAYIHESSLTFKRYLENYQRSKLDLLAKQKPVLGEYPKSVQTTWSMNFEAIRQQSEATADLLRFSAFLAPDAIPHELIAEGASFLGDSIHKFIRQFEDPMLAVVELLQPLANYSLINLAPGEEEFSIHRLVQEVMKAEVRSENEEQKWIVRVVNAMNAIYPHPDFSNWSTCRRFTLQCLVATGYIEQLKIETEYSGELLCKYGRFLCDIGEYLEANSLFLQALEICHSVLEEDHPLFGTSLNDLASTYMIQGRFTDAKPLLLQAIKIRRSVFGENHTSYAQSIHDLAYLYFCQKRCVDAEELYLQAIDIYRSVLGENHHYFAASLHNLARVYISQKRYAEAEQFFLQAMEIRRTALGERHPDFALSLNDLAVYYKSQGRFSDAEELYLQAKDIYQTVLGITHPHFAVTINNLANLFMDQGRYDEAAQNYLQTINILKLTFGPEHPDTKIVIKNYEQLKEKQSGCDKQAQ from the coding sequence ATGTCTCACCAAATGATAAAATGGGATTTTTTTATTGCTCATGCTGGAAGTGACAAAGAAATAGCAAAACAATTTTATGATGGACTTCAAAACCATTCCCAGGTCTTCCTTGATTCTAAATCATTGATTCTTGGTGATGATTGGGATATAGCTTTATCCAAAGCGCAGAAGCAATCACTGATTACTGTTGTCCTAATCTCGTCTAAGACAGGAGCTGCCTATTATCAACGCGAAGAAATAGCAGCGGCAATTGCTTATGCTCGGAAAAATCCAAATGGCCACAGGATAATCCCTATTTATTTAGATGATGAATGCAGAGAAAGTAATGAAATTCCTTATGGCCTTCGGCTAAAACATAGTTTAATTATTTCAGAAAACTGCACGATTCAAACAGCAATCTCAAAACTTATTGAAGTTCTAAAATTTCTTAAAAACGTAGACAAGAAAATATCAGATCAAGATTTATCATCAAGTTCTGTAGCGAAAAACGAGCTATTAAAAGTCTTTGATGTCCCGTTTCGTGAGAATCCTCTTTTTACGGGTCGGGATGAGGAACTTCAAAAGCTTCGAGAACGACTGATCTCTGGAAAAAAAGCAGCTTTAACACAAGCTATTCGTGGATTGGGTGGAATTGGGAAAACACAGCTCGCCGTTAAATACGCCTACCTATATCAATATGAATACGAGCATGTATTCTGGGTTCAGTTGTCAAACAAGTTTTCTAAAAGCGACGAGGGGTCTATAGCCGAAGAAACTGAGCCAAAGCTGCAAATCGTAAACAGCTACGTCGAATTATGCCAAAAGCTGCGCGTTCCCTTTGATGACTCGCAACCGCAGACTGCTATCTATGCTTTTCAGCAGTGGATGGAGCAGAATCCTAATTGGTTACTAATTTTTGATAATGCGGATGATCCAAAACTATTAAAGTCGTTTTTACCCCCACAACCTCAGGGGCATATTATTCTTACATCTAGGGCTCATACTTTTGACTCACTGGGAATCCTAAAACCGATTGAAGTTGAAAAACTACCTCTCAATGAAGCAACGGATTTTCTGATTGAAAGAATTGCCAGAGAATTGGAAGATTCAGAAAAGGATTTCGCTGAGCAATTAGCAAAAGAGTTAGATGGGCTACCTTTGGCTCTGGAGCAAGCCGGAGCTTATATACATGAATCGTCCCTTACTTTTAAGAGATATTTGGAGAACTATCAACGTTCAAAACTTGATCTGTTGGCAAAGCAGAAACCAGTTTTGGGAGAGTATCCGAAATCGGTTCAAACAACATGGTCGATGAATTTCGAAGCAATCAGACAACAATCAGAAGCAACTGCTGATTTACTTCGTTTTAGCGCTTTTCTTGCTCCCGATGCTATACCGCATGAATTGATTGCTGAAGGCGCCAGTTTCTTAGGTGACTCTATCCACAAGTTCATAAGGCAATTTGAGGATCCCATGTTGGCAGTTGTTGAACTGCTCCAACCACTCGCAAATTATTCGCTGATTAACTTGGCTCCTGGAGAAGAAGAATTCAGCATTCACCGTCTTGTACAGGAAGTCATGAAAGCAGAAGTACGTTCTGAGAATGAGGAGCAGAAGTGGATAGTTCGAGTTGTGAATGCCATGAATGCAATTTATCCCCATCCTGATTTTAGTAATTGGTCAACTTGTCGTCGTTTCACATTACAATGTTTAGTAGCAACTGGTTATATCGAACAATTAAAAATTGAAACAGAATACAGTGGAGAGTTGTTATGTAAATACGGTCGTTTTTTATGTGATATTGGTGAATATTTGGAAGCTAATTCACTCTTTCTCCAAGCATTAGAAATCTGTCATTCTGTATTAGAAGAAGACCATCCATTATTCGGTACTTCTCTCAATGACCTCGCTAGTACTTATATGATTCAGGGACGTTTCACAGATGCCAAACCACTTCTTCTCCAAGCAATAAAAATTCGCCGTTCTGTTTTTGGGGAGAATCATACATCCTATGCCCAATCCATCCACGATCTAGCTTATCTTTATTTTTGCCAAAAGAGGTGTGTAGATGCTGAAGAACTTTATCTCCAAGCAATAGATATTTATCGTTCGGTGTTAGGTGAAAACCATCATTACTTTGCGGCTTCACTCCATAATTTAGCCAGAGTATATATAAGCCAAAAACGTTATGCTGAGGCCGAACAATTCTTTCTCCAGGCAATGGAAATACGCCGAACAGCCTTGGGGGAAAGACATCCAGACTTTGCTTTGTCCCTGAATGACCTTGCTGTTTATTATAAAAGTCAGGGGCGTTTTTCAGATGCCGAAGAACTTTATCTTCAAGCAAAAGATATTTATCAAACTGTATTAGGCATCACACATCCGCACTTTGCCGTAACAATAAACAATTTAGCTAACCTTTTCATGGACCAGGGACGCTATGATGAGGCCGCTCAAAATTATCTACAGACGATCAACATTTTAAAATTAACCTTTGGTCCAGAGCATCCGGATACGAAGATTGTGATTAAAAATTATGAACAATTAAAAGAGAAGCAAAGTGGGTGTGATAAACAAGCACAATAA
- the pyrE gene encoding orotate phosphoribosyltransferase: MNLALRIKEAAEIHGDFTLRSGKKSNLYFDKYRFESDPLLLADVAKAMLPLVPAKTEVLCGLEMGGIPVVTMLSHFTQLPAAFIRKAPKEYGTCKFAEGADLAGKRIVLVEDVVSSGGAIIDAANMMRASGIDVDTAICVIDRQTGGAENLQKAGISLISVLQASDIEAASNGRA; encoded by the coding sequence TTGAACCTCGCCTTACGGATCAAGGAAGCCGCTGAAATTCATGGGGATTTCACTCTGCGGAGTGGCAAGAAAAGCAATCTGTATTTTGATAAGTATCGATTTGAGTCCGATCCACTTCTGTTGGCTGACGTTGCCAAAGCGATGTTACCACTGGTACCAGCAAAGACGGAGGTGTTGTGTGGATTGGAAATGGGAGGAATCCCCGTCGTCACAATGCTCAGTCACTTCACTCAACTTCCTGCGGCATTTATTCGCAAAGCACCCAAGGAGTATGGCACGTGCAAGTTCGCCGAGGGCGCGGACCTGGCCGGGAAGCGGATTGTCCTGGTCGAGGACGTTGTATCGAGCGGCGGTGCGATTATTGACGCAGCAAACATGATGAGGGCAAGCGGAATCGACGTAGACACTGCAATCTGTGTCATCGACAGACAAACCGGCGGAGCAGAAAATTTGCAGAAAGCCGGCATTTCCTTAATCAGTGTTTTACAAGCAAGTGACATTGAAGCTGCATCAAACGGGAGGGCTTGA
- a CDS encoding M24 family metallopeptidase, which produces MIPSSQYVAVQQAAKQVLSEISDFISPTSTERSIATFATERLAQLRFLQTWYYACPALVLLGSRSCLSISGRDYKPDTEPVGEINLVTVDLSPCKESFWGDCARSFVVENGRVVCTPVDVEFQRGITFVKELHLQVRSFVTPQTTFGDLYEFANQQITSGGFENLDFLGNVGHSIAKTLDDREFVEEGNRRALGTVPGFTFEPHIRKIDSRWGFKHENIYYFNDAGNPTEL; this is translated from the coding sequence GTGATTCCGTCTTCTCAGTATGTGGCTGTCCAGCAAGCCGCCAAACAGGTTCTCTCCGAGATTTCGGACTTCATTTCACCGACATCCACAGAACGGAGTATCGCGACATTCGCGACCGAACGACTTGCGCAGCTCAGATTTTTACAGACGTGGTATTATGCTTGTCCCGCACTTGTTCTGTTGGGCTCACGAAGTTGCTTATCCATCTCCGGTCGTGACTACAAACCTGATACGGAGCCAGTAGGTGAAATAAACCTTGTCACAGTTGATCTGAGCCCGTGCAAAGAATCGTTTTGGGGAGATTGTGCGCGGTCTTTTGTCGTCGAAAATGGCCGCGTTGTCTGTACTCCAGTTGACGTTGAGTTTCAGCGCGGGATTACATTTGTTAAGGAGCTACACCTTCAGGTTCGAAGTTTTGTAACGCCACAAACAACGTTTGGCGATTTATATGAATTTGCGAATCAGCAGATCACTTCGGGGGGATTTGAAAATCTGGACTTCCTTGGTAACGTTGGACATAGCATCGCAAAGACACTGGACGATCGTGAGTTCGTTGAGGAAGGTAATCGTCGCGCTCTTGGGACTGTGCCAGGTTTTACGTTTGAACCACATATTCGGAAGATCGACAGTCGATGGGGATTCAAGCATGAAAACATTTACTACTTCAACGATGCTGGTAATCCTACAGAACTCTAA
- a CDS encoding LamG-like jellyroll fold domain-containing protein, with product MNSNSGHSKDSAATNELIDRYCCGIISAEEFAALEAILESDADARAEFRRQMRVHSSLYEIADSVTSSNEEFAPLQSSIKNYSQPEINYAGERKFLLSAIAVLSIVVGVGMIWLWQGRNSANLVERNGIEAPSVSHEKPLITPEPDERTIVSEKFTAVSIPSNPNVVKNPVAILQSLVNVVWGTNSTAHRPGDSIGAGQIKIDAGVVEIVFLSGASVIIEGPATLDLKTAFKGVLHNGKVRIHVPPQARGFVIETSKAQYVDLGTEFAVEVKDNGNQELHVFDGEVEVRPRADNLSKRLIKSGTGLSVNPESLWESIKSEPGRFTDSKLVSQMVAQSAADSFNRWKRSREFVRSHPALIVHYEFEFDADRPQTLINLQDKKTHGAIIGCRWTEGRWAGKKALEFKRPNDRVRLDIPGEFDSLTLTTWMRLDGFDRHFNSIMLTDQFEDGDVHWQVKSDGTIDLGIKPKDDLRLLFLTPHRMLHYDDLGRWFYLATVIDRPRNLVTHYLDGIPVYHEKLSTGNDSVREPVIEPFKLRIGKAELGNWSPKRPKNPEWVLRNLNGCIDEFSIYATALSADEIQTLFQLGKQ from the coding sequence ATGAATTCAAATTCTGGACATTCAAAAGACTCTGCAGCGACAAACGAATTAATCGATCGTTACTGCTGTGGTATTATCTCTGCGGAAGAGTTTGCCGCTCTGGAAGCGATCCTGGAATCGGACGCTGACGCACGTGCTGAGTTTCGGCGTCAGATGCGCGTCCATTCCTCTCTCTATGAAATCGCTGATTCGGTTACCAGTAGCAATGAAGAGTTTGCCCCCTTGCAATCATCGATTAAGAATTATTCTCAGCCAGAAATCAATTATGCAGGTGAACGCAAATTCCTGCTATCAGCAATTGCAGTACTGTCCATCGTTGTTGGAGTGGGGATGATCTGGTTATGGCAAGGAAGAAACAGTGCAAACCTCGTTGAAAGAAACGGAATCGAAGCGCCATCCGTCAGTCACGAGAAACCGCTCATTACTCCTGAGCCAGATGAGCGGACAATAGTCTCCGAGAAATTTACTGCGGTTTCTATACCTTCAAATCCTAATGTGGTCAAAAATCCTGTGGCTATATTGCAAAGTCTGGTGAATGTGGTTTGGGGAACCAATTCCACAGCGCATCGTCCGGGCGATTCGATCGGGGCGGGTCAAATTAAAATTGATGCGGGTGTGGTCGAAATTGTATTTCTCAGTGGTGCTTCGGTCATCATTGAGGGCCCGGCAACTTTGGATCTGAAGACGGCTTTCAAGGGGGTTTTACATAACGGGAAAGTAAGGATTCATGTGCCTCCTCAGGCCAGGGGATTTGTGATCGAAACCTCGAAAGCCCAGTATGTTGATCTGGGGACAGAATTCGCCGTGGAAGTGAAAGACAACGGTAACCAGGAACTACATGTTTTTGACGGAGAGGTTGAGGTAAGACCTCGCGCGGATAATTTGTCAAAACGACTGATTAAGTCCGGAACCGGGCTTTCTGTCAATCCAGAGAGTCTCTGGGAATCTATCAAATCAGAACCGGGACGCTTTACTGATAGTAAACTGGTGTCGCAAATGGTGGCACAGTCGGCAGCAGATTCGTTCAATAGATGGAAGCGGAGCCGTGAATTCGTTCGATCTCACCCTGCTCTGATCGTACACTATGAATTTGAATTCGATGCCGACAGACCACAGACCTTAATCAATCTACAAGACAAGAAAACCCATGGTGCTATTATCGGATGTCGATGGACTGAAGGACGTTGGGCGGGCAAAAAAGCTTTGGAATTCAAGCGGCCTAATGACAGGGTGCGGCTCGATATTCCTGGTGAATTCGATTCACTGACGCTGACAACCTGGATGCGTCTGGATGGCTTTGATCGTCATTTCAACTCGATCATGTTAACCGATCAATTTGAGGATGGAGACGTGCATTGGCAAGTCAAATCAGATGGGACGATTGATCTCGGAATTAAACCGAAAGATGATCTTCGATTATTGTTTCTGACACCACACAGAATGTTGCATTACGACGACCTGGGACGCTGGTTTTATCTCGCCACTGTCATTGACCGGCCACGGAATCTGGTGACTCATTATCTTGATGGAATTCCCGTCTATCATGAGAAACTGTCAACGGGAAATGACAGCGTCAGAGAACCAGTCATCGAGCCGTTCAAGCTGCGGATTGGAAAGGCAGAACTAGGGAATTGGAGCCCAAAACGTCCGAAGAATCCGGAGTGGGTCTTGAGAAACTTGAATGGCTGTATTGATGAATTTTCCATTTATGCAACAGCCTTGTCCGCTGACGAAATTCAGACGCTTTTCCAATTAGGCAAACAATAG
- a CDS encoding sigma-70 family RNA polymerase sigma factor produces the protein MRLFTENERRIRSYLYNFLPGTNEVDEVMQEISTVLWKKFGELEDDSGFLPWTYVIARYEILMYRRRLSRDRLVFGEGLLTTLSEEYSKEDEHERGEIRKALDGCLNKLTEEDRRLLMVAYGGGMKVNQLADQLDRTVNSVYKNISRLRRRLEKCVRLQTEASVR, from the coding sequence GTGCGCCTGTTCACAGAGAATGAACGGCGGATTCGTTCCTATTTATATAACTTTCTGCCGGGCACGAATGAAGTGGATGAAGTCATGCAGGAAATCAGTACTGTTCTCTGGAAGAAGTTTGGAGAACTTGAAGACGACTCCGGTTTCCTGCCATGGACCTATGTGATTGCACGGTACGAGATACTGATGTACCGCCGCAGGCTTTCAAGAGATCGTCTGGTTTTCGGTGAAGGTTTATTGACCACACTATCAGAAGAATACTCAAAGGAAGATGAACACGAACGCGGAGAAATACGGAAAGCCCTGGATGGTTGCCTGAATAAGCTTACCGAAGAGGATCGTCGGTTGCTGATGGTTGCCTATGGTGGAGGGATGAAAGTAAATCAGTTGGCCGATCAACTGGACCGAACCGTCAACAGTGTTTACAAGAATATTAGTCGGCTGAGACGGCGCTTGGAAAAGTGTGTCAGGCTGCAAACTGAGGCATCAGTACGATGA
- a CDS encoding DUF1559 domain-containing protein: protein MPRTTLKHNSKGFTLIELLVVIAIIAILIALLLPAVQQAREAARRSSCKNNMKQISLALHNYHDTHNVIPFGSDGSSRRTTWFHMLLPYVEAANVYNLANFEINVSICCSPAFQEFREEIIPSYRCPSDIGVVAAGVSAQGARGNYAGSFGSTDFQEGTQIRTMGRGNGLFFMQSRISFRDITDGTSNTLAFSEVRVHPEPATGGFDVRGLYHNDDGGGPFFSTLTGPNSSVGDRGWCISGESGMPCVTTGDRYIGSRSLHTGGVHVGLADGSARFVSENIDLSLWQALSTRRGNEVIGEF from the coding sequence ATGCCTAGAACCACACTTAAGCACAACTCAAAAGGCTTTACTCTTATTGAACTGTTGGTCGTGATAGCTATCATTGCGATTCTGATCGCACTCTTGTTGCCAGCCGTGCAGCAGGCCCGCGAAGCAGCACGAAGAAGTTCCTGCAAGAACAATATGAAACAGATTTCGCTGGCATTGCATAACTATCACGACACTCACAATGTCATTCCATTCGGATCTGATGGGAGTTCACGTCGTACAACATGGTTTCACATGTTGCTTCCTTATGTAGAAGCAGCCAACGTATACAATTTAGCAAATTTTGAAATTAATGTCTCGATCTGTTGTTCTCCAGCTTTTCAAGAATTTCGTGAGGAGATTATTCCGAGCTATCGATGCCCGTCTGATATCGGTGTCGTTGCGGCTGGTGTTTCTGCTCAAGGTGCACGAGGTAACTATGCGGGGTCTTTTGGAAGCACAGACTTTCAAGAAGGAACTCAAATTCGCACAATGGGACGTGGTAATGGTCTCTTTTTTATGCAATCTCGTATCAGTTTTCGTGATATCACGGATGGCACTTCTAATACATTGGCATTTTCGGAAGTTCGGGTCCACCCAGAACCCGCAACAGGAGGTTTTGATGTTCGCGGGCTCTATCATAACGACGATGGTGGAGGCCCTTTCTTTTCGACACTCACGGGGCCTAATTCAAGCGTCGGTGACAGGGGCTGGTGTATTAGTGGTGAGTCGGGAATGCCTTGTGTTACAACGGGAGACAGATACATCGGCTCGCGAAGCCTCCACACGGGAGGCGTCCATGTAGGACTTGCTGATGGTTCGGCCCGGTTTGTCTCTGAAAACATTGACCTGTCTCTCTGGCAAGCATTGTCAACACGCCGTGGAAACGAAGTGATCGGAGAATTCTAA